The following proteins are co-located in the Lagenorhynchus albirostris chromosome 4, mLagAlb1.1, whole genome shotgun sequence genome:
- the LOC132519237 gene encoding interferon-inducible double-stranded RNA-dependent protein kinase activator A-like, whose amino-acid sequence MSQSRHRAMAPPLKCEDSGTFSLGKMITAKPGKTPIQILHVYGMKTKNIPVYECERSNVQIHLPTFTFRVTVGDITCTGEGTSKKLAKHRASEAAINILKASASIFFAVPDPLMPDPSKQLKNQLNPIGSLQELAIHHGWRLPEYTLSQERGPAHKREYTTICRLESFMETGKGASKKQAKRNAAEKFLAKFSNISPENHISLTNVVGHSLGCTWHSLRNYPCEKINLLKRSLLSIPNTDYIQLLSEIAKEQGFNITHLDIEELSANGQYQCLAELSSSPITVCHGSGISCGRVAQSDAAHNALQYLKIIAERK is encoded by the coding sequence ATGTCTCAGAGCAGGCATCGTGCCATGGCTCCGCCGCTGAAGTGTGAGGACAGTGGGACCTTCAGTTTGGGGAAGATGATCACAGCTAAGCCAGGGAAAACACCAATTCAGATATTACATGTATACGGCATGAAGACCAAGAATATCCCAGTTTATGAATGTGAAAGATCCAATGTGCAAATACACTTGCCCACTTTCACCTTCAGAGTAACTGTTGGTGACATAACCTGCACAGGTGAAGGTACAAGTAAGAAGCTGGCGAAACATAGAGCTTCTGAGGCTGCCATAAACATTTTGAAAGCCAGTGCAAGTATTTTCTTTGCAGTTCCTGATCCCTTAATGCCTGACCCTTCCAAGCAACTGAAGAACCAGCTTAATCCTATTGGTTCATTACAGGAATTGGCTATTCATCATGGCTGGAGACTTCCTGAATATACCCTTTCCCAGGAGAGAGGACCTGCTCATAAGAgagaatataccacaatttgcaGGCTAGAGTCATTCATGGAAACTGGAAAGGGGGCATCAAAGAAACAAGCCAAGAGAAATGCTGCTGAGAAATTTCTTGCCAAATTCAGTAATATCTCTCCAGAGAACCACATTTCTTTGACAAATGTGGTAGGACATTCTTTAGGTTGTACTTGGCATTCCTTGAGGAATTATCCTTGTGAAAAGATCAACTTACTGAAAAGAAGCCTCCTCAGTATTCCAAATACAGATTACATCCAGCTGCTTAGTGAAATTGCAAAGGAGCAAGGTTTTAATATAACACATTTGGATATAGAAGAACTGAGTGCCAACGGACAGTATCAATGTCTCGCTGAATTGTCCAGCAGTCCCATCACAGTCTGTCATGGCTCAGGGATCTCCTGTGGCAGAGTGGCGCAGAGTGATGCAGCTCACAATGCTCTGCAGTATTTAAAGATAATAGCAGAAAGAAAGTAA